Within the Microbacterium sp. 1S1 genome, the region CGGCGCTGTACACCGAGCTGTTCCCCGCGAGTATCCGGTTCTCCGGCGTCTCCATCTCGTACGCGATCGGAGCGATCGCCGGCGGGGCGTTCGCACCGACGATCGCGACGTTCATCGTGGACAAGACCGGCTCCACCGAGGCCGTCACCTGGTACCTCGCCGGCATGACGCTCCTCGGCCTCGTCGCGACGCTCCTGCTCCGTGACCGCTCGGGCATCCCGCTCGGGCCGGACCACGAGGAGGAGCAGTCCGTCAGCCCGATCCGCGGGCTCGCGAAGGTCTGACCTCGCCGACACGAGAGCGCACGTCCCGCACGGGCCGTGCGCTCTCGTGCGTTGCGGGCTCAGCCCTCGAGGGCTTCCCGGATGAGCGTCGCAGAGCGCTGCAGCCGCGCCGCGATCTCCCCGTCGTCGAGGTCGGTGGCGACGTGCACGACCGCGATCGCGGCGGGACGCTGGCCGCGCAGGGGCAGGGGGACCGCGACCGACTGGACCGTGGGGATGACCTCGTCGTGGCTCGTGGCGTAGCCGCGCGCGGCGGCGGTGTCGACATCGACGCGCAGGGCGGGGGAGATGTCTGCGGGCGTCTCCGCCGGGTCGAGCTGTGCGAGGATCGCCTTCCCGGGAGCACCGACCGTCACCGAATGCCGGGCGCCGGGGCGCTGCGCGACGCTGGCAACGGCGTGCCGAGGCTCGACGCTGGCGAGCGTGATGCACTCGGTGCCGTCGAGGACCGCGAGGAAGCACGTCATGCCGAGCTCGTTGGCGATGGCGGTCAGCTCCGGCAGCGCCTCGGCCTGGAGGTCGTGGGCGACGCCGGCGGCGAGGGCGGCCATGCGGGCCCCGAGGCTCACGGCGCCGCTCGCGTCGCGGGTCACGAGCCCGTGGTCCTCCAGGGTGCGGAGGAGGCGATACGCGATGGAGCGATGCACGCTGAGGCGTCCGGCGATGTCGTCGATGGTCAGCGGGCCGCGGGCCTCCGCGAGCACTTCGAGGATGCGGATCCCGCGGCTCAGCGTCTGCGAGGCGGGAACGGCGGGACGCTCGGGCATGGCTCTCCTTGCGGTGCGCGAAGCACCGGTCTAGGCTGTGTTCAATAGTAGAACACTGTGTTCGAATATAGAACACGGCGTTGCTGGGCGCAAGACCCGACGAAGACGTCCGGAAGGAATCGACGACGATGCAGTTCCACCACCACGGCTATGTGTCCGGAGACCCGCGCGTGCAGGACGCCGCCGGGACCGGGATCGACCGCCCCGCCGACCTGCCTGACGAGGTCGACGTCCTCATCGTCGGCTCCGGCCCCGCGGGCATGCTGCTCGCCGCACAGATGTCGCAGTACCCCGACATCACGACCCGCATCATCGAGAAGCGGGAGGGCCGCCTCGTCCTCGGGCAGGCCGACGGCATCCAACCCCGCAGCGTGGAGACCTTTCAAGCCTTCGGGTTCGCCGAGCGCATCATCGCCGAGGCCTACAACATCGGCTGGATGAACTTCTGGGGCCCCGACCCCGAGCACCCCGATCGGATCGTGCGGACCACCCGCACCGCCGACTACGCCTACGACATCTGCGAGTTCCCGCACCTCATCGTCAACCAGGCGCGCGTGCTCGACTACTTCGCCGAAGCGGCGGCCAACGGCCCTGCACGGATCGTGCCGGACTACGGCGTCGAGTTCCTCGGCCTCACCGTGCACGAGGAGGGCGACTACCCGGTCGAGGTGCGCGTCCGTCACGTCGGCGAGGCGGAGGAGCGCGTCGTCCGGGCGAAGTACGTCG harbors:
- a CDS encoding IclR family transcriptional regulator, translated to MPERPAVPASQTLSRGIRILEVLAEARGPLTIDDIAGRLSVHRSIAYRLLRTLEDHGLVTRDASGAVSLGARMAALAAGVAHDLQAEALPELTAIANELGMTCFLAVLDGTECITLASVEPRHAVASVAQRPGARHSVTVGAPGKAILAQLDPAETPADISPALRVDVDTAAARGYATSHDEVIPTVQSVAVPLPLRGQRPAAIAVVHVATDLDDGEIAARLQRSATLIREALEG